The window GCATATCAGCATCCAAGCTGAGACACCTTCTTACCAATGTATTGGGCGAGGAGGCTCCGATAAATATACATGTAAATAAAATTTTAAAGATTATAGAATTTCTAAAACATAAAAAGGGGACATATCTCTGGATATTAAAAGAAAAACGATTAGATAGATTTGAGAAAGATGTGAGAGAATTTGTCTTCGAAAACAACGGTGGTTATTCTATCGATAGAGGAATTAAGTTATTTATAAGAATTTTTATAGATAAAAATACTATTCCTCTTGCATATAAAATAGCTTATAATAAAAATGAAGTTAGAAAATATAAAATACATGGGGATTTCTACACCACCCTTGTTGCCATGCGTAGCGGCTCCTTCGAGGACGTCGATTCGCCGACCGCCTCCAAGATAAAACAGAGAGTGGCGCGGGCCCTGATTTGCAGAAGCCGGAAGGAGCGTTGCGATCCGTTACGGATACGCCTCAAGTCAGTGCGGGGTCTGGTGAGGACGATCGCCTATCTGAGCGGCGATCCCATAGCGTTTGAGAGAGGCGCGTACCACATAGGCAAGAACTACTGCGCTAGGCTTAGATGCGAGGAATGCCCTATAAGGAACGTCTGCAAGAAATATATATTTATAGAAGTCAAGTAACATGTTAAAGGGGAAGACGGCTATAGTGACTGCCGCCAGTAGAGGCATAGGGAGAGGGGTGGCCAGAGTCCTCGCGCGGGAGGGGGCCAACCTCGTCATAGCGTCTAGGGATCTAGAGAGGCTTTCGAGGACGGCGTCGGAGATAAGGTCAGAGTTCGGCGCCGAGGTCGTGCCCGTGCAGGCCGATTTAACTAAAAGGGCTGATGTGGCTAAGATTGTGGAGACGGCCGCGAGGAGTTTCGGCGGCGTGGATATACTGGTCTACAACACAGGTCCTCCCAAGCCGGGGACCTTCATGGAGCTCACCGAGGAGGACTGGGACTACGCGGTGAGGCTTCTGCTGATGAGCGCCGTCTGGCTGACCAAGGACGCGTTGCCATATATGATCGAGAAGAGGCAGGGCCGTATAATATACATAACATCGTTGACGTTGAAGAGGCCTCTGCCCAATCTGACGCTCTCCAACGTGATACGGCTCTCGATAGCCGGCCTTGTCAAGACACTGGCGTACCAATTGGCCCAGTACAACATACTCGTCAACGGAGTTCTCCAGGGCTATGTCGAGACCGAGAGGGTGTTAGAGGTGGCCAGGGACAGAGCCGTCCGTGAGGGCAAGCCTCTGGACGACGTGCTGAGGGCTATGGCGGGCGAGATACCGCTGGGCCGTATGGCTAAGCCCGAGGAGATAGGGGAGCTCGTGGCGTTTTTAGCCTCGGAGAGGGCCAGCTACATAACGGGCTCTCTGATATCTATAGATGGGGGGTACGTGCAGTGCATCTAGAGCGTCAGTCCCATGCTCCCCAACAGCCTCCTGGCCAGCTCTCCGTCTACGCCGTAGCCGTACTTCACCTCCAGGAACTGGCTCCTAAACTCGACGACCTTTCTACGTACTTGGCCGGGCTCTTTGCCGTCTATTAAGAGCTCCTTGAAGAAGCCCGCTATCTCGGCCATATCCCCCTCGCGCATGCCCCATCTAGTGACTTCCTGAACTCCTAGCCTGATCCCGCTAGGCTTAACCGCGCTTTTATCCCAAGGCAACATGTTCTTGTTAACTATTATATTGGCGTCCTCGAGCAACTTGGACACAGCCTCGCCGCCTCCCAGCTTCGAGACGTCCACGGCCACCTGGTGGGTTTGTGTGAACCCGAGATGCTCCGCCACCACGTCGAACCCATTAGCGTGCAGCGCCTCGGCGAGCGCTTTGGCGTTTCTGACTATCTGCTCCGCGTATTGGGCGCCGAACTGTCGCATCTCGGCCAGAGTGACGTAGGTGGCCGCGTACCTATGCATGTGGTAGTTCGACGTGAAGACAGGGAACACGCCGCGGGCGATCGACTCGTTGACCTCCCCCTCTAGGGCGCTGGCGATAAGCCCTCCTTGAGGTCCCGGGAAGGTCTTGTGCGTAGAGGAGGTGGTCACGTCGGCGCCCTCCCTCAGCGGGTTGGGGAACTTGCCCCCCACCACTAGGCCAAAGACGTGGGCTGAGTCGTGAAGCACGTAGGAGCTCACAGCGTGGGCGGCCTCGGATATCTCCTTTATCGGGTGGGGGAACAGGTAGAGGGAGCCCCCCAAGATCACTATATTGGGCCTATTCTCCTCTATTAGCCTACGCGCCTTGTCGACGTCTATGTTGAACGCATCGGGATCCCAAGGCAGTTCGAGAACCTTGAACTTCAACGCCTTGGGGCCGCCCACTTGGTTGTGGCTTATATGGCCGCCCGCCCTAGTCGGCAACGAGGCTATGGTGCCCCCC of the Thermoproteus uzoniensis 768-20 genome contains:
- the glyA gene encoding serine hydroxymethyltransferase, which codes for MAQYPEDVQKMLGVLLEHNEWRRRQTINLIAAENVMSPLAELVYLNDLMGRYAEGSVGRRYYRGTRYVDLLEEALSKSFAEILGAKYVDVRPISGTIANLATYYGLAPEGGTIASLPTRAGGHISHNQVGGPKALKFKVLELPWDPDAFNIDVDKARRLIEENRPNIVILGGSLYLFPHPIKEISEAAHAVSSYVLHDSAHVFGLVVGGKFPNPLREGADVTTSSTHKTFPGPQGGLIASALEGEVNESIARGVFPVFTSNYHMHRYAATYVTLAEMRQFGAQYAEQIVRNAKALAEALHANGFDVVAEHLGFTQTHQVAVDVSKLGGGEAVSKLLEDANIIVNKNMLPWDKSAVKPSGIRLGVQEVTRWGMREGDMAEIAGFFKELLIDGKEPGQVRRKVVEFRSQFLEVKYGYGVDGELARRLLGSMGLTL
- a CDS encoding SDR family oxidoreductase, which translates into the protein MLKGKTAIVTAASRGIGRGVARVLAREGANLVIASRDLERLSRTASEIRSEFGAEVVPVQADLTKRADVAKIVETAARSFGGVDILVYNTGPPKPGTFMELTEEDWDYAVRLLLMSAVWLTKDALPYMIEKRQGRIIYITSLTLKRPLPNLTLSNVIRLSIAGLVKTLAYQLAQYNILVNGVLQGYVETERVLEVARDRAVREGKPLDDVLRAMAGEIPLGRMAKPEEIGELVAFLASERASYITGSLISIDGGYVQCI